The Acidianus infernus genome window below encodes:
- a CDS encoding APC family permease, whose product MSRQTETSSGVKLKRELRLIDLYFAGLTAVIGSGWIFGSLETASAAGPAAILSWIFGGIFILIIALVWAEVGTSIPVAGGAVRYAKYSHGGLAASIISWSVILTYIAVPAAEAVAVVEVLQGALSLYGITSVTLCSSEFPTAEGLGVALALSALFFFINYIGISALRASNFAITSWKLIIPSLTVISILIVGVPKFASNFTTPSFAPYGFLPVFSAIPATGVAFAYLGFRQPIEMAAEAKMPGRDIWRAILAVVGTSIVLYTMLQVVFIGGFAWNSSAFGTTGVSPGDWSALTSSPQPPIYSFPFFYEVAGLGLGALAILLAIDGVVSPSGTLSQYMASTARVLYGTSKEGFLSDKFFEVHGKYRVPVWGLIATMIVTIVLLVMAFAGTLVSSVGGAWSALVSIITTTGVFSYIIGSVFLPLSRKYAPDLPRPFKLPAHQAFSLAAFVISALLVYWGAGALIAPPSDPYGGYILIGVMLAGALTYLTYKDKKPCDLKAGLWVIAFLIFTGVLVALGCYGFGVIPSSPLPFAWIIDIIASIGFYLWAINSAVPECHVKVNIGKGIEASKNESE is encoded by the coding sequence ATGTCTAGGCAAACTGAAACTTCGTCAGGTGTAAAATTAAAAAGAGAACTACGTTTGATAGACTTATATTTTGCAGGTTTAACTGCAGTAATAGGTTCAGGATGGATATTTGGAAGCTTAGAAACAGCGTCAGCAGCAGGACCTGCAGCAATACTTAGTTGGATATTTGGAGGAATCTTCATTCTAATAATTGCTTTAGTTTGGGCTGAAGTAGGTACATCAATACCGGTAGCTGGAGGAGCAGTTAGGTATGCAAAATACTCTCACGGAGGCTTAGCTGCATCGATAATTAGTTGGAGCGTAATATTAACTTATATCGCAGTCCCTGCTGCCGAGGCAGTTGCAGTGGTTGAAGTTTTGCAAGGAGCTTTAAGTTTATACGGAATAACTTCGGTAACCTTATGCTCTTCAGAATTCCCAACAGCTGAAGGGCTTGGAGTAGCGTTAGCATTGTCTGCCCTCTTCTTTTTCATTAATTACATTGGAATATCCGCACTGAGGGCAAGCAACTTTGCAATAACTTCTTGGAAATTAATTATTCCTTCCCTCACTGTTATATCCATACTTATAGTAGGAGTTCCAAAGTTTGCTTCAAACTTTACTACACCGTCATTTGCACCTTACGGATTCTTACCAGTTTTCTCCGCAATCCCTGCAACAGGGGTAGCCTTCGCATACTTGGGTTTCAGACAACCAATAGAAATGGCTGCAGAAGCTAAAATGCCGGGAAGAGATATTTGGAGGGCAATATTAGCAGTTGTAGGAACTTCGATAGTACTTTACACTATGTTACAAGTAGTGTTTATAGGGGGTTTTGCGTGGAACTCTTCAGCTTTCGGAACTACCGGAGTCTCTCCTGGAGATTGGTCTGCATTAACTTCATCGCCTCAGCCTCCAATTTATTCCTTCCCATTCTTCTATGAAGTTGCGGGCCTAGGTTTAGGAGCTTTAGCAATCTTGTTGGCAATTGACGGCGTAGTCAGTCCAAGCGGTACTTTAAGCCAATACATGGCCTCAACTGCGAGAGTTTTATACGGAACTTCTAAAGAGGGCTTCCTCTCTGATAAGTTCTTCGAAGTTCATGGTAAATACAGAGTTCCAGTTTGGGGTTTAATTGCAACAATGATAGTGACAATAGTGCTGTTAGTAATGGCTTTCGCTGGTACTTTAGTTTCTTCAGTTGGAGGTGCATGGAGTGCATTAGTTTCAATTATAACTACTACTGGAGTATTTTCCTATATTATAGGCTCAGTATTCCTTCCACTTAGTAGGAAATATGCACCGGATCTACCTAGGCCTTTCAAATTACCAGCACATCAAGCATTCTCTCTTGCTGCTTTCGTGATTTCAGCATTATTAGTTTACTGGGGTGCAGGAGCTTTAATAGCACCGCCTTCCGATCCATATGGAGGTTACATTTTAATAGGTGTAATGCTAGCAGGAGCATTAACTTACTTAACATATAAGGATAAAAAGCCGTGCGACCTTAAGGCTGGATTGTGGGTGATCGCTTTCCTAATTTTTACTGGAGTATTAGTAGCTTTAGGCTGTTACGGCTTTGGAGTAATTCCTAGCTCACCATTGCCCTTTGCCTGGATAATCGATATAATAGCTTCAATTGGATTTTACTTATGGGCAATTAACTCTGCAGTACCAGAATGTCACGTAAAGGTCAACATTGGCAAAGGAATAGAAGCAAGTAAAAACGAGAGCGAATAA
- a CDS encoding DUF72 domain-containing protein, whose translation MIKVGTCGFTNKHFKYFNVLEVQQTFYDVVSETTLSRWRKMAEENGVELTLKALQVITHEYNTSTYKRMKKFQGNKENFGSFKETKEVEEATEITLKEAKELNARIIVFQSPASFKPSEENVKRLIDYFSTLEKGFIYAWEPRGSWYDNESLLKEVLERTGVVHVVDPFRHNSLTQMKYYRLHGIGKGEVNYSYKFTDEDLQKLKDIVKASSSTTYVLFNNIYSFDDALRFKKMLG comes from the coding sequence ATGATAAAAGTAGGTACTTGCGGTTTTACTAATAAGCACTTCAAATATTTTAACGTATTAGAAGTTCAACAAACCTTTTATGACGTGGTTAGTGAAACAACGCTAAGCAGATGGAGGAAGATGGCGGAGGAAAATGGCGTAGAGCTAACGTTAAAGGCACTGCAAGTAATAACTCACGAATATAACACGTCTACTTATAAGAGAATGAAGAAATTCCAAGGAAATAAGGAGAACTTTGGGTCCTTTAAGGAAACTAAGGAAGTTGAGGAGGCTACTGAAATAACGTTAAAGGAAGCCAAGGAATTGAACGCTAGGATCATAGTTTTTCAATCTCCTGCATCTTTTAAGCCTTCGGAGGAAAACGTGAAAAGGCTGATAGACTATTTCTCAACTTTAGAGAAGGGCTTTATTTATGCTTGGGAACCTAGAGGCTCTTGGTACGATAATGAGAGCCTTTTGAAGGAAGTTTTAGAAAGAACAGGGGTAGTTCATGTAGTCGATCCATTTAGGCATAACTCCTTAACTCAAATGAAGTATTATAGACTACACGGAATAGGAAAAGGAGAAGTTAATTATTCATATAAATTTACTGATGAAGATTTGCAGAAATTGAAAGACATTGTTAAAGCTAGTTCTTCTACTACATACGTTCTATTTAATAATATATATTCCTTTGATGACGCGTTAAGGTTTAAGAAAATGCTAGGATGA
- a CDS encoding pyrimidine dimer DNA glycosylase/endonuclease V has protein sequence MRLWSIHPKYLDTRGLLGLWREGLLAQKVLLGETRGYKNHPQLIRFKRTSDPVLYLGTYLYYVYMEGVRRGYSFNKDKIVKYDLTLRMPVTEGQINYEFHHLLEKLKIRNPKMYAELLQVKIIETNPIFFVVKGGIEEWEKIAFFNSNTTIPYEKV, from the coding sequence ATGAGACTTTGGTCAATTCATCCAAAGTACCTTGACACTCGAGGTCTTTTAGGCTTGTGGAGAGAAGGCTTACTTGCTCAGAAAGTTCTGCTAGGAGAAACGAGAGGATATAAAAACCACCCTCAGTTAATAAGGTTCAAGAGAACTAGCGATCCTGTCCTTTATTTAGGAACTTACCTTTACTACGTTTACATGGAGGGAGTGAGGAGAGGTTATTCCTTTAATAAGGATAAGATAGTCAAATATGATCTAACCTTAAGGATGCCGGTAACAGAGGGACAAATAAATTATGAATTCCATCACTTATTAGAGAAGTTGAAAATTAGAAACCCTAAAATGTACGCTGAACTACTCCAGGTTAAAATAATAGAAACTAACCCTATTTTCTTTGTCGTTAAAGGCGGAATAGAAGAGTGGGAAAAGATAGCGTTTTTTAATTCTAATACTACAATACCTTATGAAAAAGTTTAA
- a CDS encoding MFS transporter has product MKPLRTYIMIRNFALNLSQPFISFVSAAFGISGENLAIVSSAGSALPSFIQFVMGFFNLRGKIITFYGTLAAGLLWISLSFIPFGVFFVVIYVILEASLGISAYGWYLIMERVSNTSRGKILAQYSFYSVIGGIIATLITGFIVNKEFNEVRYFFLISGSLFILSSLISLEFDVDYSKEPLKGLSLNKELSKFLIITFLFDVVWSMAWPLFPLAQVYLFNMDFENIAIINLIANFSTLLLQRKIGELVDKNRRLMMFLGRLALSVFPLAYALSTSVYEIYLANVVAGFTSSINSTAYLSYIYDNSKDVRKGIGLYNAVSGLGDIIGSSIGAFGVEELEFLGIFLAIKIMMLIVASLRAIASFFYLKIQEVKPVKF; this is encoded by the coding sequence ATGAAGCCTTTAAGGACTTATATCATGATAAGGAATTTTGCACTAAACCTTTCTCAACCTTTTATTTCATTCGTTTCCGCAGCATTTGGGATTTCTGGAGAGAACTTAGCTATAGTTTCTTCTGCAGGTTCAGCATTACCTTCATTTATACAGTTCGTAATGGGGTTCTTTAACCTCAGAGGGAAAATAATAACCTTTTACGGAACTCTTGCTGCAGGACTCCTTTGGATTTCCTTATCTTTTATCCCCTTTGGAGTGTTTTTCGTAGTAATTTACGTTATCTTGGAGGCTTCTCTAGGTATTTCTGCCTACGGTTGGTATTTAATTATGGAGAGAGTAAGCAATACTTCCAGAGGAAAAATCCTGGCTCAGTACTCCTTTTACTCCGTCATAGGAGGAATAATAGCTACGCTTATCACGGGTTTTATAGTAAACAAGGAATTTAATGAGGTGAGGTATTTCTTCCTCATAAGCGGTTCGCTTTTCATTCTTAGCTCATTAATCTCACTAGAGTTTGACGTTGATTATTCAAAGGAGCCTTTAAAGGGGCTTTCCTTAAATAAGGAGTTAAGTAAGTTCTTGATTATAACTTTCTTATTTGACGTAGTTTGGTCTATGGCTTGGCCTCTGTTTCCCCTTGCGCAAGTTTACTTGTTTAACATGGACTTTGAGAACATTGCAATAATTAACCTCATTGCCAATTTTTCTACCCTTTTGTTGCAGAGGAAGATAGGAGAGCTTGTGGATAAGAATAGGAGGTTAATGATGTTCTTAGGTAGGTTGGCTTTATCGGTTTTTCCTTTAGCTTACGCTTTGTCTACTTCTGTTTATGAGATTTACTTAGCTAACGTAGTTGCCGGATTTACTTCGTCCATTAATTCTACTGCTTACTTATCTTACATTTACGATAATTCAAAGGATGTGAGGAAGGGAATTGGTTTATATAATGCTGTGAGCGGACTTGGAGACATAATAGGATCAAGTATAGGAGCTTTTGGAGTTGAAGAATTAGAATTTTTGGGCATATTTTTAGCAATTAAGATTATGATGCTTATAGTTGCGTCATTGAGGGCAATTGCTTCCTTCTTCTATTTGAAGATACAGGAAGTAAAACCAGTGAAGTTTTAG
- a CDS encoding transcriptional regulator → MSDDLKKLMEILSDPALNNSIRLGILLALFGLESINFSQLLKILNIPKSSLYTHLQVLEEGGYIRMTKKFTALGPRTFIEITEKGKEVMRQYLMLVNKMSDKK, encoded by the coding sequence GTGAGTGATGATTTAAAGAAGTTAATGGAGATACTCAGCGACCCTGCGTTGAACAACTCAATTAGGTTGGGCATTCTCCTCGCTCTATTTGGCTTAGAATCAATAAATTTCTCTCAGTTACTAAAAATTCTTAACATACCCAAAAGTTCCCTTTACACTCATTTGCAAGTTCTAGAGGAGGGTGGATATATAAGGATGACTAAAAAGTTTACAGCCTTAGGCCCAAGAACTTTTATAGAAATAACTGAAAAAGGGAAAGAGGTAATGAGACAATATTTAATGCTCGTGAATAAAATGTCAGATAAAAAATGA
- a CDS encoding aldo/keto reductase has translation MKKFKHFTISDLALGTWKMGGGFWTPSYENDEKDVSAIKKAIELGITTIDTAEMYGGGHAEELVGKAIKDFKRDDVFIITKVWPNHAKYDDVIKSAKASSSRLGTFIDLYLLHWPSSSVPICETMSAFEKLVEDGIVKFIGLSNFKPEGIQKANECLKKNEITAIENHYSLLDRSDEDTLEYAKKNGIAYFSYTPLEKGRISEIKILDKIAKKYNKTPIQVALNWYISIDVMVPIVKASNIKHLEENAGAMGWKLSKEDWEAIAKARD, from the coding sequence ATGAAAAAGTTTAAGCACTTCACAATTTCTGATCTAGCCTTAGGAACTTGGAAGATGGGCGGAGGTTTCTGGACTCCCAGTTATGAGAACGACGAAAAAGACGTGAGCGCAATAAAGAAGGCTATAGAACTCGGAATTACAACTATTGATACTGCAGAAATGTACGGTGGAGGGCATGCTGAAGAACTAGTGGGCAAGGCAATAAAGGACTTCAAGAGGGACGACGTCTTTATAATAACTAAAGTTTGGCCTAACCACGCAAAGTATGACGACGTAATAAAATCAGCAAAGGCAAGTAGTTCAAGGCTCGGCACTTTCATAGACCTTTACTTACTTCACTGGCCTTCCTCCTCGGTACCAATATGTGAGACGATGAGTGCATTTGAAAAACTAGTGGAAGACGGAATCGTAAAGTTCATTGGGCTTAGTAACTTTAAACCAGAAGGAATACAAAAGGCCAACGAATGCCTTAAAAAGAACGAAATCACCGCAATTGAAAACCATTACAGCTTGTTGGATAGAAGTGATGAAGATACTCTGGAGTATGCTAAAAAGAACGGGATTGCGTATTTTTCCTATACACCGTTAGAAAAAGGAAGAATATCGGAAATTAAGATACTGGATAAAATTGCTAAAAAGTACAATAAAACACCAATTCAAGTTGCTCTAAATTGGTATATATCCATTGATGTTATGGTTCCAATAGTCAAAGCTAGTAATATAAAACATTTGGAAGAGAATGCTGGAGCAATGGGGTGGAAATTAAGTAAGGAAGATTGGGAGGCAATAGCTAAAGCTCGAGATTGA
- the sfsA gene encoding DNA/RNA nuclease SfsA, producing MNASSLVYEFKEELHEEIVESRLNRFLVQTKSGKLCHLHDPGRLKELIYPGNKILVRQVEKGKRKTSCQVTAAWDGRWVITDSSIHNAIARKFLPGARQEVKLGKSRIDFFYDNTYVEVKGCTLVNDGVALFPDAPTERGRKHLEELIRAMERGMRAKLLVLVMRDDAVCFSPNAETDRKFAETFYLALTKGLEVEVKEFKLEGNKVYYVRDIPLCGKG from the coding sequence ATGAATGCATCATCACTCGTTTACGAATTTAAGGAGGAACTACACGAGGAAATTGTGGAAAGTAGATTAAATAGATTTCTAGTACAAACAAAGAGCGGAAAGCTTTGCCACTTACACGACCCGGGGAGGCTAAAGGAGTTAATTTACCCTGGGAATAAAATCCTCGTGAGGCAAGTGGAAAAGGGGAAAAGGAAGACCTCCTGTCAAGTCACCGCAGCTTGGGATGGGAGGTGGGTCATTACTGACTCCAGTATACACAACGCTATTGCTAGAAAATTCTTACCTGGGGCGAGGCAGGAAGTAAAACTTGGGAAGAGCAGGATAGATTTCTTCTACGATAACACTTACGTTGAGGTGAAGGGCTGTACCCTAGTCAATGACGGGGTGGCACTCTTTCCAGACGCACCAACTGAGAGAGGTAGAAAGCACTTGGAAGAGTTAATAAGAGCAATGGAGAGAGGGATGAGGGCTAAGCTCCTAGTTCTAGTAATGAGGGACGACGCAGTCTGCTTTTCCCCAAACGCTGAAACTGATAGAAAATTTGCTGAAACTTTTTACCTAGCGTTGACCAAGGGCTTAGAAGTTGAAGTTAAGGAGTTTAAACTTGAAGGAAATAAGGTATACTACGTTAGGGATATTCCACTATGCGGTAAAGGTTAA
- a CDS encoding ATP-binding cassette domain-containing protein, translated as MIELNDVHVYYDREVIKGVNMKVDGEKVLLLGPNGSGKSTLLSAIAGIIPYKGSIKIDGMEVRNVKNYNEVATNLPQAFSIGLTIDDIIEIYGELKGLKIDVKAELEKLGIKTKKKIYQLSAGQSVIVRTLIALATDPKVILIDEPFENVDVAKRKIVVNWLKEHGKEGIIVTHEVDIARQFSDYKAFIILEGKVFGPITVSDLLSSSVVMGEDPSALLTLEINGKKVSLVRGDKGYKMDMIGSLERLYNLLEV; from the coding sequence ATGATAGAGCTTAATGACGTCCACGTATATTACGATAGGGAAGTAATAAAAGGAGTAAACATGAAGGTAGATGGAGAAAAAGTGTTACTTTTAGGCCCTAATGGCTCTGGCAAGTCAACACTACTTAGTGCCATTGCGGGAATCATTCCGTACAAGGGGAGTATAAAGATTGACGGGATGGAAGTAAGAAACGTTAAGAACTACAACGAGGTTGCAACAAATTTGCCCCAAGCCTTCTCCATAGGATTGACAATAGATGACATAATAGAGATTTACGGCGAGTTAAAAGGGCTAAAGATTGACGTAAAGGCAGAACTTGAGAAGTTGGGAATAAAAACGAAAAAGAAGATTTACCAACTATCGGCAGGGCAGAGCGTTATAGTTAGGACTCTCATAGCCTTAGCTACAGATCCTAAGGTAATTCTAATTGATGAGCCTTTCGAGAACGTAGACGTTGCAAAGAGGAAAATTGTGGTGAATTGGTTGAAAGAACATGGTAAGGAGGGGATTATAGTTACTCACGAAGTTGATATTGCGAGGCAATTTAGCGACTATAAGGCTTTCATTATACTCGAGGGGAAAGTGTTTGGGCCAATAACCGTTAGCGACTTGCTCTCATCCTCAGTAGTTATGGGTGAAGACCCATCAGCTCTGCTTACCTTAGAAATTAATGGGAAGAAGGTGTCGTTAGTTAGAGGGGATAAAGGATATAAGATGGACATGATAGGTAGTTTAGAAAGGTTGTACAACCTATTGGAGGTATAA